A genomic region of Drosophila kikkawai strain 14028-0561.14 chromosome X, DkikHiC1v2, whole genome shotgun sequence contains the following coding sequences:
- the Flacc gene encoding fl(2)d-associated complex component, translated as MVAQKKEKVDTSIVPSIVSQLYNKAAKTEARRLAEIAAMEKKAKETLRRYKKAARHSATHSSSSDSTSDSDSGSSSYSSTDSEQGVGGVGVGVGGPGSVHGHPHPHGAHGHHPRSAERHHRKKKSSRRGGSTSGDEHSRRKRDKRDHVQKKLVAKRNHIKRKLKEARLKKRAAAALSGHVHRSLSPATRAKLKKLAERKRLRAASKEQREREKLRAVQRDRERDHHRLGSSRSPPSSSTTTTTKIRIHQDIVGKQRQKSPGLGPGVGGGGGGSSSRMHHQLMSREKIIIQTRARGRTPSLERERERERERERERERERNDFSLRERDRRDRERDRAEREAARDKERAEALARCQERQRERERLAREKLRRQEEEEGGGGKRSGPGRDLDMPPYGGSRERSLDTVERERERERGSGGGRHVRDKRELDPYEREQDYLEERHNHGLMDEMRRYRRRDISPLPPEHYPPRMRDPRELYSEEERERAYKRAYLDARYSSRERDAWLEARELRERELKGREYRDLEPEDGLYPDERLIRERERERERERDRERERHLGPPRGDYRPEWEREWEEEGGGSGGGGGAPGGPGGPSGTPGRPSGFVGGPKRGKPPSHPVGGPPSQQQQQHSASEADWDADERERERERERERERERDREDHPDPGNGGVGGDRPSSMNIKNEPTWLEHDQREKPRAWQQQPPSSNSGGDWRDNDDAPPPQPSSHPHPASPHHHVHSRGERGSGRGFRRGGHGHGDHGERPGYRSHPPPLMTLPVQPPGGYSRPFAHKRLPYVARDGGAGGGIPSSASGFLKKHPHPPLASPTQTPLLNPLLGNPGKPNAAAQASAVAAATTAVAAAKAAAQSAANATTNPGILAQVSKLNVMSIKQEEASEDSAGTPELGALDDSAAPNLSLAAEPVKLEPRPSTGEGELSEISDSDDDILNKTDKVLRPKSELTVEMVEQEVDTHETGQEAKATVAASQPIKVEVEALDEVLDFEEISDGELEEDARHKGIGDALGVDWQGLIAETRQQATDAQAAQQGGDRGTSAKQRWQPHRVLLDMGISFGMAGEGYARRVMEEARQQFIQEKEQRQQREREQQEQHGEQQQQEPPQQVKIPAAPLLDYREFLASPSQLEPLACVQMGLRDVAAERQRLVGNVCGPGSRALSARQDLRLRRQLCGLPARECEFPRTAPLVNDGLRNLALQMFQRSLLDVK; from the exons atggtggctcaaaaaaaggaaaaagtcgatacctcgatagtaccatcgatagtttcccagctctacaATAAAGCAGCCAAAACGGAGGCGCGCAGGCTAGCGGAGATCGCGGCGATGGAAAAGAAGGCCAAGGAGACGCTGCGCCGATACAAGAAGGCCGCCCGCCACAGTGCAACGCACTCGAGCAGCTCGGACTCCACGTCGGACTCggacagcggcagcagctcctACAGCAGCACGGACAGCGAGCAGGGCGTGGGCGGCGTTGGTGTAGGTGTGGGCGGGCCCGGCAGCGTGCACGGCCACCCGCATCCACATGGTGCCCACGGCCATCATCCGCGCTCCGCGGAACGTCATCATCGCAAGAAAAAGAGCTCCCGCCGGGGTGGCAGCACCTCGGGCGACGAACACTCGCGCCGTAAGCGCGACAAGAGGGATCACGTCCAAAAGAAGCTGGTGGCCAAGCGGAATCACATCAAGCGCAAGCTGAAGGAGGCCCGTCTCAAAAAGCGCGCTGCCGCCGCCCTCAGTGGCCATGTCCATCGTTCCCTATCGCCCGCCACGCGGGCCAAACTCAAGAAGCTGGCAGAACGGAAAAGATTGCGGGCCGCCAGCAAGGAGCAGCGGGAGCGAGAGAAATTGCGGGCAGTGCAACGGGACAGGGAGCGGGATCACCATCGCCTTGGTAGCAGCAGGAGTCCACCGAgtagcagcaccaccaccaccaccaagaTACGCATTCACCAAGACATCGTGGGTAAGCAGCGGCAGAAGAGTCCAG GCTTAGGTCCGGGAgttggaggcggcggcggcggctcaTCCTCGCGCATGCATCACCAGCTGATGTCGCGGGAAAAGATCATCATCCAGACGCGAGCGCGCGGACGCACTCCGTCCTTGGAACGGGAACGAGAAAGGGAGCGCGAACGCGAGCGTGAAAGGGAACGCGAACGCAATGATTTCTCCCTAAGGGAGCGAGATCGCAGGGACCGGGAGCGTGACCGAGCGGAGCGGGAAGCAGCCAGGGATAAGGAACGGGCCGAAGCACTGGCACGCTGCCAAGAACGGCAGAGGGAGCGCGAACGCTTGGCCCGCGAGAAGCTGCGCCGacaggaggaggaagagggcGGCGGCGGGAAGCGTAGTGGTCCTGGGCGGGACTTGGATATGCCGCCGTATGGCGGCAGCAGAGAACGGTCTCTGGACACCGTCGAAAGAGAGCGAGAACGCGAGCGGGGCAGCGGCGGTGGACGCCATGTACGGGATAAAAGAGAGCTGGATCCATATGAGCGGGAGCAGGACTATCTAGAGGAGCGGCACAACCACGGCCTGATGGACGAAATGCGCAGGTATCGGCGTAGGGATATAAGTCCCCTGCCGCCGGAGCATTATCCGCCCAGGATGCGGGATCCCAGGGAACTGTACTCCGAGGAGGAGCGCGAAAGGGCCTACAAGCGCGCCTATCTGGACGCACGGTACTCGTCGCGGGAGCGCGATGCCTGGCTGGAGGCCCGTGAGCTGCGGGAACGGGAGCTGAAGGGACGCGAGTACCGTGACCTAGAGCCGGAGGATGGGCTCTATCCCGATGAGCGTTTGATCCGCGAGAGAGAacgagagcgggagcgagagcgCGACCGAGAGAGGGAGCGCCATTTAGGACCGCCGCGCGGCGACTATCGTCCGGAGTGGGAACGCGAATGGGAGGAGGagggcggcggcagcggcggtggaggaggagctccTGGCGGTCCGGGCGGGCCAAGCGGTACTCCCGGCCGGCCCAGCGGTTTCGTGGGAGGACCCAAGCGCGGCAAGCCTCCGTCCCATCCGGTCGGTGGACCGCcatcacagcagcagcagcagcattccGCCTCCGAGGCGGACTGGGATGCCGACGAACGCGAGAGGGAGCGGGAAAGggaaagagagcgagagcgagagcgggATCGCGAGGATCACCCGGACCCTGGCAATGGCGGCGTTGGAGGCGACAGGCCGTCGTCcatgaatattaaaaacgaGCCCACCTGGCTGGAGCATGACCAGCGGGAAAAGCCACGcgcctggcagcagcagccgccatcCTCAAACTCTGGGGGAGATTGGCGGGACAATGACGATGCCCCACCACCGCAGCCGTCATCGCATCCACATCCCGCCTCGCCGCACCATCATGTGCATTCCCGTGGAGAAAGGGGCTCCGGCCGAGGCTTCCGCCGTGGTGGCCACGGTCATGGAGATCACGGCGAGCGACCCGGCTACAGATCCCATCCGCCCCCACTGATGACGCTGCCAGTTCAGCCGCCTGGCGGCTATTCCCGGCCATTCGCCCACAAACGATTGCCTTACGTAGCCCGAGATGGTGGCGCCGGAGGAGGCATACCCAGCTCTGCCTCTGGTTTTCTTAAGAAGCACCCACATCCACCGCTGGCCTCACCCACGCAGACACCGCTGTTGAATCCCCTCCTGGGCAACCCCGGGAAGCCAAATGCGGCTGCCCAGGCGAGcgctgtggctgctgccaccacagcagtggcagcggccAAGGCGGCAGCCCAAAGTGCCGCCAACGCCACCACAAATCCGGGAATTCTCGCCCAG GTGAGCAAACTGAATGTGATGAGCATCAAGCAGGAGGAAGCCTCCGAGGATTCCGCGGGTACACCAGAACTGGGTGCCCTGGACGACTCTGCTGCTCCCAATCTAAGCCTGGCCGCTGAGCCAGTTAAGCTGGAGCCCCGACCCAGCACCGGCGAGGGTGAGCTGAGCGAGATTAGTGACAGCGACGACGATATCCTCAACAAAACGGACAAGGTGCTGCGGCCCAAGAGTGAGCTGACTGTGGAGATGGTGGAGCAGGAGGTGGACACCCACGAGACAGGGCAGGAGGCGAAGGCCACCGtagcagccagccagcccataaaggtggaggtggaggcgcTGGACGAAGTGCTGGACTTTGAGGAGATATCCGACGGAGAGCTGGAGGAGGATGCACGACACAAAG GAATTGGGGATGCCTTGGGCGTGGACTGGCAAGGACTGATTGCGGAGACCCGACAGCAGGCCACCGACGCTCAGGCGGCCCAGCAGGGCGGCGACCGGGGCACATCCGCCAAGCAGCGATGGCAGCCGCATCGCGTGCTCCTCGACATGGGAATCTCGTTTGGCATGGCGGGCGAGGGCTATGCCCGTCGCGTGATGGAAGAGGCCCGCCAGCAGTTCAtccaggagaaggagcagcgccagcagAGGGAGCGCGAGCAGCAGGAACAGCATGgtgagcagcaacagcaggagcCACCACAGCAGGTGAAGATCCCGGCGGCACCGCTGCTCGACTACCGCGAGTTCCTGGCCAGTCCCTCGCAACTGGAGCCCTTGGCCTGTGTGCAAATGGGTCTGCGTGACGTTGCCGCCGAACGTCAGCGTCTGGTGGGCAATGTCTGTGGCCCCGGCAGCCGGGCCCTGAGTGCTCGACAGGATTTGCGCCTGCGCCGCCAGCTGTGCGGCCTGCCCGCCCGCGAGTGTGAGTTCCCGCGAACGGCTCCGCTCGTGAACGATGGCCTGCGCAACCTGGCGCTGCAGATGTTCCAGCGCAGCTTGCTGGACGTCAAATGA
- the SdhBL gene encoding succinate dehydrogenase [ubiquinone] iron-sulfur subunit: MYLLRRQQRLRPLYNTWVNQTDLKRILGAKDVSKSASDLTTAVSAAILGPRTVYTISTAISMVPHSLSRVGGSGAQETQGTQRTHGGSARRRAYYTGGGEGGGGGPPTPTAPPASSDPAPGGKSGGATTTSDTSPPGGKAGGGASATTSATESGGITTGKPTAAYTTQPPPLAPSGPLSKPTKQPPDSPPTEKKPRMKNFDIYRWKPGDQPHVQRFSVDLEKCGPMVLDALIKIKTELDPTLTFRRSCREGICGSCAMNINGTNTLACVTSIDKNEGSTCRIYPLPHLYVVRDLVPDMSHFYAQYTSIQPWLQRKNKKHEPGTAQYLQSIEDRSTLDGLYECILCACCQTSCPSYWWNSDKYLGPAVLMQAYRWVIDSRDEATEQRLNFLSDPWKVYRCHTILNCTNTCPKHLNPAKAIVQLKQLMGGMAKKGKPQLKTDALLEAKA, translated from the exons ATGTACTTGCTGCGCCGGCAGCAAAGGCTCAGGCCTTTATATAATACGTGGGTGAATCAAACAGATCTTAAGCGAATCTTGGGCGCAAAGGATGTGTCCAAATCCGCTTCCGATCTTACGACGGCTGTGTCCGCCGCGATCCTCGGACCCAGGACGGTTTACACAATATCCACCGCCATATCCATGGTTCCCCACTCATTATCCAGGGTGGGAGGATCAGGAGCACAGGAAACACAAGGAACACAAAGAACACACG GAGGATCAGCCCGCAGAAGAGCCTACTACACAGGAGGAGGtgaaggaggaggtggagggcCACCCACACCAACCGCACCACCCGCATCATCAGACCCAGCACCAGGAGGAAAAAGTGGAGGAGCAACCACCACATCAGACACATCACCACCAGGAGGAAAGGCGGGAGGAGGAGCCTCCGCCACCACCTCCGCCACCGAGTCGGGAGGAATAACCACCGGAAAGCCAACTGCTGCATACACCACACAACCTCCTCCACTTGCCCCTTCCGGTCCCCTTTCAAAACCCACCAAGCAGCCCCCAGACTCCCCTCCCACCGAGAAGAAACCGCGAATGAAAAACTTCGATATATACCGCTGGAAGCCCGGGGATCAGCCACACGTGCAGCGCTTCTCCGTGGATCTGGAAAAGTGCGGTCCCATGGTACTGGACGCTCTGATCAAGATCAAGACCGAATTGGATCCCACGCTCACCTTCCGGCGATCGTGTCGCGAGGGGATCTGCGGTTCATGTGCGATGAACATCAACGGCACCAATACCCTCGCCTGCGTCACCTCGATTGATAAAAACGAGGGTAGCACCTGTCGCATCTATCCCCTGCCCCACCTGTATGTGGTGCGGGATCTGGTGCCTGACATGAGCCACTTCTATGCCCAGTACACCTCCATCCAGCCCTGGCTGCAGCGCAAAAACAAGAAGCACGAGCCTGGGACGGCTCAGTACCTGCAGTCAATCGAGGATCGAAGCACCCTGGACGGGCTCTACGAGTGCATCCTGTGCGCCTGCTGCCAGACATCCTGTCCCTCGTACTGGTGGAACAGTGACAAGTACCTGGGACCAGCGGTCCTCATGCAGGCCTACCGCTGGGTCATCGATTCCAG GGACGAAGCCACCGAACAGCGCCTAAACTTCCTATCCGATCCATGGAAGGTGTATCGCTGCCACACGATCCTGAACTGCACCAACACCTGCCCGAAACACTTGAATCCGGCCAAGGCCATCGTCCAGCTAAAGCAACTCATGGGTGGAATGGCGAAGAAGGGGAAGCCACAGCTCAAGACCGACGCGCTCCTTGAGGCAAAGGCCTAG